A portion of the Mesobacillus boroniphilus genome contains these proteins:
- the yaaA gene encoding S4 domain-containing protein YaaA, whose translation MNEEIKIDTEYITLGQFLKLADVIQSGGMAKWFLSEHDVFINGEQDQRRGRKLRSGDQISIPGFGEFSITQ comes from the coding sequence GTGAATGAGGAAATAAAAATTGATACGGAATATATCACGCTAGGCCAGTTCCTGAAACTCGCTGATGTTATTCAATCGGGCGGAATGGCAAAGTGGTTTTTAAGTGAACATGATGTTTTTATCAATGGTGAACAAGATCAGCGAAGAGGAAGGAAGCTTCGTTCCGGAGACCAGATATCTATTCCTGGTTTTGGCGAGTTCAGCATAACGCAATAA